TGAACTACTTCCACCCGCACAAGTTCAGGTCACGGGCGGTGGTCGAGTTTGGAACCCCCATTGAGATACCTCCGCATCTAGTCGCGAAGTATGGCAACCCCACCACGAACAAGGAGGCCGTCAAGGAACTGCTGGACACCATCACCGAGGGCCTGAAAGCGGTTACGCTGACCTGCTCGGACTACGAGACGCTGATGGTCATACAGGCGACGAGAAGGTTGTATGCGGGGCACCTTTCGTCCAAGCTTCCACTGCCCCTTGTTGTAGAGATGAACAGACGTTTGCTAAAGGGGTACGAGGCGTTCAAGGACGACCCCCGCATCAAGCGGCTCAAGGAAGATATCATGGTGTACAACGACCATCTGCGCCAGTACAACATACCGGACCATCAGGTAGAAACTGCAAGGTTGAACCTGTCGCGTAATATTGGATTACTGATCTCGCGATCTCTGCGTCTGCTTTTCATCGGTATGCTTGCGCTACCGGGTGTCGTCATGTTTTCCCCGGTCTTTATCTTGGCGAAGCATATCTCTAAAAAGAAAGCGCAGGAGGCACTGTCCGCCTCGACTGTAAAGATTAAGGCGAAGGATGTGGTAGCAACCTGGAAGATACTGATTAGCATTGGAGTAGCGCCTGCACTATACATTTTTTGGTCGTTGCTCTTTGTCTGGTATTTGCGTGACTCCTACACAAAGGACCGTTTCCTCGTTAGCTTTGTGGTTGCATACTTGTGCTCGTGCATTTTGACATATTCTGCATTACTTGCTGGAGACATTGGCATGGATATCTTCAAGTCGCTGCGGCCTTTGTACTTATCACTAACGACTCCCAAGGGACTGCAGTcgctgcaggaggagcGTTGCGTCTTGGCAGAACGTATCACGGAGCTAGTGAACTTATTGGGCCCACAGCTCTTCCCCGACTTTGACGCCGAATTACTAAAGAAGAAGTATTTCGCGACGTCGGTGTCTCTAGAGGATGAGGAGGATAGAAAGACACAGGAGCTCAAGAGGCGTAGGCTGCTAcggaagaagaaggaggcCGCCGCGATGGTACCAAGTCCAATCCAAGCCACAGACTCTGACGAGATTACCGTGGCTGATGACGAAAGTGACGCGGTCTCCATGGTCAACAGCGATAACTCCCTCTCGAACATTCCCCTCTTTTCTAGCGTCCACAGATCAGAGTCTGCGTCCAGTGTCAGCACAATGTCTTCCACCTTTAATTATGACTTTGACGTAAAGCAGGGGAACATCGGTGGCAAGATAATCGATGCTGTCCGCCAGAACAGGAAAGAAGAATGATACATATCTTGTTAACATTCTCTTTGCGTTTGTTCTTACTCTATCTCATATCTACATTTTGGTATTTTATGACTAATGCGGTCGAAAATGGTTGCCCTCCGCCAAGGGATTAGTCCCGCAGCTATCAGCGTCTTTTACCGCAAATATTTCTAAGTAACCCCATTTGTAGGGCACATACGCAGAACTTTAAATTGGTACATCAATCTCAGACTAACCGATAAGGTAGAAATTCAAAGTTACATAAATGTAGATCGTGGAAAATAATTACGACACACGCACGCACAaacatatatatatatacaaTTTTGAGTCCAGGATTTTTGACCGACATGAGTTGACAATTGCCTACCTAACCTGAATCGCCTACAACCTGTATCATAATATCACAGCCTGTAGCGTCCCGCACCATCGAGCAGGCAAGCGAAATATAAATAAGGGTTCCATCTCCGAAGATCAACTTCAGGGACAGTGAGTGTTGTACAGAGTTCCCCAATCAGGAGAGGAGGCACCACCAGGGAGTAAGGAAGATAAAACAGTGACCAATTTAAAAGCTACTCCAAGACCAGTCTGCAGGAATGCTTCCAACAAAGCTGTCTAATCGCTGCCTTCCAGACGTACCCGGCTGGACCTCGTCTCCTTCTGCAACACCGTTGATTTTGGCTGCGGAGACCTTCGGGTTCGACGAGTTTTGTTTCTGGTAGTTTTTCCTTGGGGTCACATTACCAGGGGAATCAATATTAGATGGCGATCCAGTACCTGTATTAACGCCGTTGGGACCATCCTTCACTAGGCGCTCGTATTCTTCTAGACAGTTGTCGCAGATTTTTGATAGCATACCCAGACCGCCGCCACCGATTATAAACTTCGCTTTTGGATTCAAGTACAACCAATGCCGCACGTGTTGTTGGCAAAATATATCGCCACAGTGTCTGCAATGATGCTTCCGCTCCCAAAAAGTGAATAGTTTATGGCAATATCTACAAGCCTGTCTCTTATTATCTGACACCCAATGTTTTCGCGTAGGAGGAACGAGATTGACCCGTTGCATGGGCTGGTTGGGGCATTTACCGTACCCCAACCACATATCAAACTTCCGACGGTAATCAGATAGAAAAGAAGAGCCCGTTGAGTGGATGCTCGATGCGCTGTTGGAGTGGCCGCTTTTGACAATGTAAAGACCATTATTATGTGGAACAGACGTCGCACTAGGAGATGGAGAATGGGCTTTCAATTGATTCCAGGTGAGGTTAGTTTCAGAAATGTCACGTAGAACTGCCGGCGTATACATTGGCTTCTTGGGTTCATTTATTTGCCGTATAGGTTTTTTCGTATAATACCTATGCTGTTCTGTACCCACGCCATTTTCACGTATATACGTGGCTTCACTGCTCTTATTGATATTATACTGAGTTTGAGATGCTCCCGGCACTTTCAAGGCCTCAGGCTGGATCAAAAAATCCGAGACAGAAGACCTGTGAGCGTTATTCATGATCTGCGAACTGCTGAAGGGTATATGGTTCTTCCTGGAAGTCTCTAGAATGACATGCTTGCCTCCAAAATGTAAATGCGTCAACGGCTCCTGCGGCTCGTTCAAGTTTTCGTTAGTACCGACACTACGTTGATTTTCGTTCAGCGTGCTGCCAGCAGATACAGATGCTTTGTTGGCCTGCAACATTGACAGCTTTCGAAGCGCATCTCTGGTAAGCTGCTTCTGTTCTGTGAACTCATCCTCGGTGACTTCCTGCGGCAAAGACTCGGGCTGGTGCTGCGGCATCGGCTCGTGTTCTTGCTGCGGCTGTCCCATTTTCGGTGCCTCTAGTTGGTGCCTGTTGATCGAAGAGTGCCCGCTGATCGGCGTCTCGCCCAGCTTTTGCGGTGTCGTAGAAGAATCCTCCGGAGCCGCCGACGAAACAGTGGTAGTTGAGCTGTTGGACTGGTTGCTCTCCTGCACTGCCTGCGACCCGTGGTCGGGAtgcacctgctgctcgtcCGTGAACGGGAGGCGCTCCCCAATCTTAATTTCGTCTTCCGCGTGCTCGTCTATAATGTCCTTAGAGGACGCCTTGCTGGTCTTCGTCGTGCGCCGCCTAAGCAGGTTCGACGACGCTATCGCTGGCGACTGGATTTGCTGCGCGGTCGTCACCACGCTCGTCAGGGCGTGCGGCCCCGCGCTGCTCCCTGGCGCTGCcgtgctgccgccgctgcctATCTGGCTGTGTCCGCTGCCGCCCGGCTCGCCTTTACTTTCCGCCTCTTGTTCCGGTCCGATATTGTGGCCCGCCGTCCCTTGCACGTTCTGCAGCATCGACTTCAACGACATGCTACTGAAAACACTCTGTACGCTATGTgtgcggccgcgcggcggcaCTTTCCGCTTCTCAAAAGTGATTGTAGATTTCGTCGAAAGCACCGACGTGTCGGAGTTGTTTCTGCGAGCTCCTATTGCTGTCCGTTTAGCCTCGGCTTCCATGTCGCTATTCTGGCTATGAACGCTGCCCATTATATGACCAAGCACCGTAACTGCTGTCGACAACGCGTCGCTCTCGATACTCCCCTACGCTTCGCACCAATGCTCCTGTATGTTCGCTTATAAGAGGGGGGAGTTGTCAAGTTTCTGGTCCGTTAAAATTCTTTCTTAGTTCTGCCTTTGTGATTTCTTTTTGTTCACGTGTCGGTTCCGATCACGTGATACGCGCAACCGTTTACACGTGACCGGGCACGTGACCAGCGGTCGTGGCGTACGGGACCACGTAGCTTCGAGTCCACCGGCTCGCCCTGTTCAAGTAGCAGCGCTAGTCGTAGTTGAGCTAGCATTGGATGCTGCGAGGCACTGAGCCATGGCAAGCATGAAGGTAACAGCAATGCTGGGTTGCCTGCGGGCGCTTCTCAAGACGGTGATCATTATCTGTCTCTTCGGAGCGGCAATCTCGTCACGACTGTTTTCCGTAATCCGGTTCGAGTCCATCATCCACGAGTTCGACCCCTGGTTTAACTTCCGCGCAACACAGTACCTGGTGAGCCACTCGTTCTACGAGTTTCTGAATTGGTTTGACGACCGGACGTGGTACCCGCTAGGACGCGTGACGGGCGGGACGCTGTACCCGGGGCTGATGACCACTTCTGCGCTGATCTGGCACGGGTTGCGGAAGTTCGGGCTGCCAGTGGACATCCGGAACATCTGTGTGCTGTTTGCGCCCGCGTTTGCCGGGCTGACGGCGCTGGCGACGTATGAGTTCACGAAGGAAATCAAGGACGAGAAGACGGGGCTGCTGGCTGCGGCGTTCATGGCGATAGTGCCCGGGTACATCTCGCGGTCTGTGGCGGGCTCCTACGACAACGAGGCGATCGCCATCACGCTGCTGATGGTCACGTTCATGTTCTGGATCAAGGCCATGAAAACGGGCTCGATACTGCACTCCACGCTAGCGGCGCTCTTCTACTTCTACATGGTTTCTGCCTGGGGAGGCTACGTCTTCATCACGAACCTGATCCCGCTGCACGTGTTCATTCTGATTCTGATGGGCCGCTACAAGAGTAAGCTGTACACGGCGTACACTACGTGGTATGCGATCGGGACTGTGGCGTCCATGCAGATACCGTTTGTTGGGTTTTTGCCGATTCGCTCCAATGACCACATGGCTGCGTTCGGCGTCTTTGGCCTCATCCAGTTGGTCGCGTTGGGCAGCTACATGAAGTCCCATGTCTCCACCGATAAGTTCAAGATCGCACTCCTAATCTCGGCCGCCGTTGTTGGGGGGATTGGAGTGTCGGGCCTGTGTGCGCTGACCATGCTGGGGTACATCGCTCCTTGGACCGGCCGTTTTTACTCGCTTTGGGACACAAACTACGCGAAGATCCACATTCCCATCATTGCCTCCGTGTCCGAACACCAGCCTACGGCGTGGCCTGCATTTTTCTTTGACAATCAGTTTCTCATCTGGCTCTTCCCCGCCGGCGTCTTCCTTCTATTTTTGGACCTGAAGGACGAGCACGTCTTCGTGATCGTGTACTCGGTGCTGTGCTCGTACTTCGCGGGCGTGATGGTGCGTCTGATGCTGACGCTGACCCCCATCATCTGTGTTGCCGCGGCGTATGCGCTCTCCAAGCTCTTCGACGAGTACCTCGACTTCTCGGAcctgcgccgcgccgcgcccgaCGCCAAggacgccgcgcgccccTCGCGCCGCGAGGCGTTCCTGAACCTGCTCGCGAAGCTCCTCGTATCAGGCACCTTCCTCTTCTACCTCTTCCTCTTTGTCTACCACTGCACGTGGGTCACCTCGACCGCCTACTCCTCGCCCTCCGTCGTGCTGCCTTCGCACAACTCCGACGGCTCCCCCGCGCTCATTGACGACTACCGCGAGGCCTACTACTGGCTCCGCATGAACACGCACCCCGACGCCAAGGTCGCCGCCTGGTGGGACTACGGCTACCAGATCGGCGGCATGGCCGACCGCACCACCCTGGTCGACAACAACACCTGGAACAACACCCACATCGCCACTGTCGGCAAGGCCATGGCCTCGCCCCAGGACAAGGGCTACGAGATCCTTCGCGCCCACGACGTCGACTACGTCCTCGTCATCTTCGGCGGCGTACTCGGCTTCAGCGGCGACGACCTCAACAAGTTCCTCTGGATGGTCCGCATCGCAGAGGGCATCTGGCCTGACGAGATCCGCGAGCGCAACTACTtcagcgccagcggcgAGTACCGCATGGATGCCGCCGCCTCCCCCACCATGAAGAACGCGCTCATCTACAAGCTCTCCTACCACCGCTTCCCCGAGCTCTTCGGCGACACCCAGGCCACCGACCGCGTCCGCGGCCAGACCATCTCCGCGGCCGACATCGGCTCGCTCGACTACTTCGAGGAGGCTTTCACCTCCGAGAACTGGATGGTCCGCATCTACAAGCTCAAACAGCCCGACACCCTCGGCCGCACCTTGCAGGAGGCTAGCGCGTTCGACCGGGAGCTCGGCGCAGGCGTCAAGAAGAGGCTCGTCAAGAAGCCCGCCGTGGGCCTCGTGCTCTGATACGTAGTCACCGCCATCCTGGCCGCCCATGCTCACCACGGGCGCCTTATATACGACCCCGCGCGGCCCATAACTTAGCAGCCGCGCCAGGTATATAAACCAAGCACACCAACGCGCCCCCGCGCCGCAGTTGCGCGCTCTTGGCACGCGCACGGAGCGCCGCCACCGGCGCTCCGGCGCCCTGGTGCCTTCTCGGCGCCAATGGCCACGAGACACTCCAGCGCGTCGCAGCAGCGTTTTCTCTTCTGGGCACTGGAGGCGCGGTGGCGGTCCACGCGCGTTTTCGCGTCTGTGTTTACTTCCGGAACACGCAGTCGGGGCTTTGCCCTTTTTCTTCGGGTGGCGGTCATATACAGGACTGAATCAAGCGGTGGTGTGGTGCCGTTCTTCTCACTTGTGGAACGTGTTTGCAGCGTATTGCGATTGTTGTGTGCGGTTGGACAGATTCAACGTCTATCGGCCAAGTACCGCAGCAAGCGAGCGCAGGAGCAATTGACGGTAGAGAACAGCCGGAAGACGGAGCGTGAgagagcagcagcgcgcagTTTGGTTGCAGCACGCGAGATTTGGAGATCTGGGTATCGAACACTCTGTGCAGCACGATTTTTGAGCAGCAGGACATAGATTTGACAGCGCAAGACCAGCGAAGGGCGAGAGCAATGGCAGGCGCACAGACGCAGGTGGAAacggcgcgcagcgcggcgaCGGGCGCTGCAGAGGGCGAGATGTCGTTCGAGGAGTACAACGTGGGGTCCATGGCGTCCAAGTTTATCGCGCTGGAGGTGTCGGACCACGAGGATGACTACAATTCGTCGCTGGACTCTgcggcggaggacgagggCGAGGGCCTGGACGCTGCGGGAGCACGCGGCGGGTCCGCGGAGCCTGCGGcggaggcgctgcagcaggcggtGGTGGTGAGCCGGCCGGAGGCGACGGCGCCGGAGCCGCGCGCAAGGGGggaggagaagaagaagtGGTCGTTCATCTCGAACAGCAGCTCGAGCAAGAAGCGCTGGTCAACGCTTTCTTTCAACACGGAGTCGTACGGGAAGAGCGCGAAGCGGGTCTCTGTTAGCTCCAGCTCAAGTGTCCAGTCCGGGGGCAAGCCCTCGGCGATGGGTGTCAAGCGCTCGTCGACGGGGGCGTCGATCCGGTCGCTGCTGAACAAGATCTCGCTGAACgacagcggcagcagcagcacgcgTGCGCTCGGCGCCCACACGAACACGGCGGCCAGCAGCCGGGCCTACAATACGCCCTCGACGATTGTGCACGCGAGCCCCAACGACATGATCAGTAACCGGAGCAGACAGGCCTCCGTCAGCAGCGCGTCGACCTACCGCACGCCACTGCAGCCGCTGTCGTCGAACTTCAACAACAGGCAGCTCCGGGGCCCGGGCTACTCCCCCTCCATGGATAACGTAAGTATCTGCTCACAGACCAGCATGTCATCTACGCACTCGAGGTGGAAGTTCTGGAAGAAGCCTGTGGAGGAGCCCGTTCGATGGAACCAGACTCCACCTTCTTCGGTGTCCTCGTGCACAAGCGCGCGGTCGAAGTCATCCTTTGCCGATCTGCGCA
This is a stretch of genomic DNA from Eremothecium gossypii ATCC 10895 chromosome VI, complete sequence. It encodes these proteins:
- the SCT1 gene encoding bifunctional glycerol-3-phosphate/glycerone-phosphate O-acyltransferase SCT1 (Syntenic homolog of Saccharomyces cerevisiae YBL011W (SCT1)) yields the protein MDTLLASKKTQGECAEEGANSAATGSTVSAGIYGSENEQTSYEYREPAWWRKALYDLFLWIFIRVFDGFFREVRTRNGYRVPRHGPIIFVAAPHANQFVDPVVLMGQVKQTVGRRVSFLVAAKSLTRRAVGTFARCAMSIGVMRAQDNLQSAPGRIRVDPSNPRRLLGEGTRFTAFQEKGLIGLPKSLGNVDIESIQSDTELTLRKEFKMQKPEVRSLLEHGTSFKYAAKVDQSQVYHRVFEHLAHNQCIGIFPEGGSHDRTDLLPLKAGVAIMALGCMHIHPDVNVKIVPCGLNYFHPHKFRSRAVVEFGTPIEIPPHLVAKYGNPTTNKEAVKELLDTITEGLKAVTLTCSDYETLMVIQATRRLYAGHLSSKLPLPLVVEMNRRLLKGYEAFKDDPRIKRLKEDIMVYNDHLRQYNIPDHQVETARLNLSRNIGLLISRSLRLLFIGMLALPGVVMFSPVFILAKHISKKKAQEALSASTVKIKAKDVVATWKILISIGVAPALYIFWSLLFVWYLRDSYTKDRFLVSFVVAYLCSCILTYSALLAGDIGMDIFKSLRPLYLSLTTPKGLQSLQEERCVLAERITELVNLLGPQLFPDFDAELLKKKYFATSVSLEDEEDRKTQELKRRRLLRKKKEAAAMVPSPIQATDSDEITVADDESDAVSMVNSDNSLSNIPLFSSVHRSESASSVSTMSSTFNYDFDVKQGNIGGKIIDAVRQNRKEE
- the PIB2 gene encoding Pib2p (Syntenic homolog of Saccharomyces cerevisiae YGL023C (PIB2)), which produces MGSVHSQNSDMEAEAKRTAIGARRNNSDTSVLSTKSTITFEKRKVPPRGRTHSVQSVFSSMSLKSMLQNVQGTAGHNIGPEQEAESKGEPGGSGHSQIGSGGSTAAPGSSAGPHALTSVVTTAQQIQSPAIASSNLLRRRTTKTSKASSKDIIDEHAEDEIKIGERLPFTDEQQVHPDHGSQAVQESNQSNSSTTTVSSAAPEDSSTTPQKLGETPISGHSSINRHQLEAPKMGQPQQEHEPMPQHQPESLPQEVTEDEFTEQKQLTRDALRKLSMLQANKASVSAGSTLNENQRSVGTNENLNEPQEPLTHLHFGGKHVILETSRKNHIPFSSSQIMNNAHRSSVSDFLIQPEALKVPGASQTQYNINKSSEATYIRENGVGTEQHRYYTKKPIRQINEPKKPMYTPAVLRDISETNLTWNQLKAHSPSPSATSVPHNNGLYIVKSGHSNSASSIHSTGSSFLSDYRRKFDMWLGYGKCPNQPMQRVNLVPPTRKHWVSDNKRQACRYCHKLFTFWERKHHCRHCGDIFCQQHVRHWLYLNPKAKFIIGGGGLGMLSKICDNCLEEYERLVKDGPNGVNTGTGSPSNIDSPGNVTPRKNYQKQNSSNPKVSAAKINGVAEGDEVQPGTSGRQRLDSFVGSIPADWSWSSF
- the STT3 gene encoding dolichyl-diphosphooligosaccharide--protein glycosyltransferase subunit STT3 (Syntenic homolog of Saccharomyces cerevisiae YGL022W (STT3)); amino-acid sequence: MASMKVTAMLGCLRALLKTVIIICLFGAAISSRLFSVIRFESIIHEFDPWFNFRATQYLVSHSFYEFLNWFDDRTWYPLGRVTGGTLYPGLMTTSALIWHGLRKFGLPVDIRNICVLFAPAFAGLTALATYEFTKEIKDEKTGLLAAAFMAIVPGYISRSVAGSYDNEAIAITLLMVTFMFWIKAMKTGSILHSTLAALFYFYMVSAWGGYVFITNLIPLHVFILILMGRYKSKLYTAYTTWYAIGTVASMQIPFVGFLPIRSNDHMAAFGVFGLIQLVALGSYMKSHVSTDKFKIALLISAAVVGGIGVSGLCALTMLGYIAPWTGRFYSLWDTNYAKIHIPIIASVSEHQPTAWPAFFFDNQFLIWLFPAGVFLLFLDLKDEHVFVIVYSVLCSYFAGVMVRLMLTLTPIICVAAAYALSKLFDEYLDFSDLRRAAPDAKDAARPSRREAFLNLLAKLLVSGTFLFYLFLFVYHCTWVTSTAYSSPSVVLPSHNSDGSPALIDDYREAYYWLRMNTHPDAKVAAWWDYGYQIGGMADRTTLVDNNTWNNTHIATVGKAMASPQDKGYEILRAHDVDYVLVIFGGVLGFSGDDLNKFLWMVRIAEGIWPDEIRERNYFSASGEYRMDAAASPTMKNALIYKLSYHRFPELFGDTQATDRVRGQTISAADIGSLDYFEEAFTSENWMVRIYKLKQPDTLGRTLQEASAFDRELGAGVKKRLVKKPAVGLVL